Proteins from a genomic interval of Streptomyces sp. Tu6071:
- a CDS encoding betaine/proline/choline family ABC transporter ATP-binding protein (Members of the family are the ATP-binding subunit of ABC transporters for substrates such as betaine, L-proline or other amino acids, choline, carnitine, etc. The substrate specificity is best determined from the substrate-binding subunit, rather than this subunit, as it interacts with the permease subunit and not with substrate directly.), translating into MSDATTPPPGASAPSATTAPDTSGAGATSGATIELENLTKIYAGTTVPAVENVSLEIKAGETVVFVGPSGGGKTTLLKMINRLIEPSSGRIRIGGEDVTDMDPVKLRRKIGYAIQSSGLFPHLTVAQNIALVPKMIGWSKSRVKERVEEMLDLVGLDPVEFRGRYPRQLSGGQQQRVGVARALAADPPVLLMDEPFGAVDPITRDHLQDELIRLQHELHKTIVFVTHDFDEAIKIGDRIAVLRDRSKIAQFDTPEAILTNPADDFVSGFVGAGAALKRLNLTRVRDVGITDWPTVSVDDPLQTIFDKLRDAGHNELLMLDRRERPYKWLRRGDLSRAKGSLSRAGALVQDTVTRDATLRDALEAVLTDNAGRVAVTGRRGEYEGVVDMQTLMNSVHELLEEDRLEAIEHRHELEEIQEEQDPAHHGRVTALQAEEEGAGASGGTGAGAGGTRPGAASGGTAAPDGSPENPGGLRPGGSAVSDAGPETGRGESRPGDPHRGGGAG; encoded by the coding sequence GTGTCTGACGCCACCACACCGCCCCCGGGCGCCTCGGCGCCCTCAGCGACGACCGCTCCCGACACGTCCGGCGCGGGTGCCACGAGCGGGGCGACGATCGAGCTGGAGAACCTCACCAAGATCTACGCGGGCACCACCGTCCCCGCCGTCGAGAACGTGAGCCTGGAGATCAAGGCGGGCGAGACCGTCGTCTTCGTCGGGCCCTCGGGCGGCGGCAAGACGACGCTGCTCAAAATGATCAACCGGCTCATCGAACCGAGCAGCGGACGGATCAGAATCGGTGGCGAGGACGTCACCGACATGGACCCGGTGAAACTGCGCCGGAAGATCGGCTACGCGATCCAGTCGTCCGGCCTCTTCCCGCACCTGACCGTCGCGCAGAACATCGCGCTCGTGCCGAAGATGATCGGCTGGTCGAAGAGCCGCGTGAAGGAGCGCGTCGAGGAGATGCTCGACCTGGTGGGACTCGACCCGGTGGAGTTCCGGGGGCGTTATCCGCGGCAGCTCTCCGGTGGCCAGCAACAGCGCGTGGGCGTCGCGCGGGCGCTCGCGGCGGACCCGCCCGTACTCCTCATGGACGAGCCCTTCGGCGCCGTCGACCCGATCACGCGCGATCACCTCCAGGACGAGCTGATCAGGCTCCAGCACGAACTGCACAAGACGATCGTCTTCGTGACGCACGACTTCGACGAGGCGATCAAGATCGGCGACCGGATCGCGGTGCTGCGCGATCGCTCGAAGATCGCGCAGTTCGACACTCCTGAGGCGATTCTGACCAATCCGGCGGACGACTTCGTCTCCGGCTTCGTCGGCGCGGGCGCGGCGCTCAAGCGCCTCAACCTCACCCGGGTACGGGACGTGGGGATCACCGACTGGCCGACCGTGTCCGTGGACGACCCGCTCCAGACCATTTTCGACAAGCTCCGCGACGCCGGGCACAACGAACTGCTCATGCTCGATCGCCGCGAGCGCCCCTACAAGTGGCTCAGGCGCGGCGACCTCAGCCGCGCCAAGGGCTCTCTCTCCCGGGCCGGGGCGCTCGTGCAGGACACGGTGACGCGGGACGCGACCCTGCGCGACGCGCTGGAGGCGGTGCTCACCGACAACGCGGGCCGCGTCGCCGTGACCGGGCGGCGCGGCGAGTACGAGGGCGTCGTCGACATGCAGACGCTGATGAACTCGGTGCACGAACTGCTCGAAGAGGACCGTTTGGAGGCGATCGAGCACCGTCACGAGCTGGAGGAGATCCAGGAGGAGCAGGACCCCGCGCACCACGGCCGGGTGACGGCACTGCAGGCGGAGGAGGAAGGGGCGGGCGCCTCGGGCGGTACGGGTGCGGGGGCGGGCGGTACGCGTCCGGGAGCCGCGTCCGGCGGGACCGCCGCCCCCGACGGGTCGC
- a CDS encoding ABC transporter permease, translating to MNFWTYVGNRHEQLLSDAYQHASAVFQCMVIATVIGVLIGVFSYRSEWAGNLATTATSTILTVPSLALIGLLVPIVGLGVAPTVISLVLYGLLPIVRNAIVGLRGVDATLVDAAKGIGMSRTARLLRVELPLAWPPILTGIRVSTQMLMGIAAIAAYASGPGLGNEIFRGIASLGSKNALNQVLAGTVGIVILALLFDFGYVLIGRLTIPRGIRV from the coding sequence GTGAATTTCTGGACCTATGTGGGGAACCGGCACGAGCAGTTGCTCTCGGACGCCTACCAGCACGCGAGCGCCGTCTTCCAGTGCATGGTCATCGCGACCGTCATCGGGGTGCTGATCGGCGTCTTCAGCTACCGCTCGGAGTGGGCGGGGAACCTCGCCACGACCGCGACCTCGACGATCCTGACGGTCCCCTCGCTCGCGCTCATCGGTCTGCTGGTGCCGATCGTGGGGCTCGGTGTCGCGCCCACGGTCATCTCGCTCGTGCTGTACGGGCTGCTGCCGATCGTCCGGAACGCGATCGTGGGCCTGCGCGGGGTCGACGCGACGCTGGTGGACGCCGCGAAGGGCATCGGCATGTCGCGTACCGCCCGGCTCCTGCGCGTCGAGCTGCCGCTCGCGTGGCCGCCGATCCTCACCGGCATCCGCGTCTCGACGCAGATGCTCATGGGGATCGCGGCGATCGCCGCGTACGCCTCCGGTCCCGGACTCGGTAACGAGATCTTCCGCGGCATCGCCTCGCTGGGCAGCAAGAACGCGCTCAACCAGGTCCTCGCCGGCACCGTCGGCATCGTCATCCTCGCCCTGCTCTTCGACTTCGGCTACGTCCTGATCGGCAGGCTCACCATCCCGAGGGGTATCCGTGTCTGA
- a CDS encoding LmeA family phospholipid-binding protein produces MRVRGDHLGIIDDGGVGEPGTEVGEERGLRGTRLIRHDPQRGIGGGETEAPGAGEATASARIVVASGNSLAFRDVRVGGDLPDRLKDVVSGALDREIPLDGIPGDLRLTRLTTTSEVLSAELSGKDVTFRPDDRA; encoded by the coding sequence GTGCGCGTACGAGGCGACCACCTCGGGATCATCGACGACGGCGGAGTCGGGGAGCCCGGAACGGAGGTCGGCGAGGAGCGCGGTCTGCGGGGCACACGGCTGATCCGTCATGATCCCCAGCGTGGCATCGGGGGCGGGGAGACGGAAGCCCCCGGGGCGGGCGAGGCCACCGCGAGCGCCCGCATCGTCGTGGCGAGCGGGAACAGCCTCGCCTTCCGCGACGTGCGCGTCGGCGGGGACCTGCCCGACCGGCTCAAGGACGTGGTCTCCGGAGCGCTCGACCGGGAGATCCCGCTCGACGGCATCCCCGGCGACCTGCGCCTCACCCGTCTCACGACGACCTCCGAGGTCCTCAGCGCCGAGCTGTCCGGCAAGGACGTCACCTTCCGCCCCGACGACCGCGCCTGA
- a CDS encoding SsgA family sporulation/cell division regulator — protein MAHSVVERELELQLLVSPERTVAVPARLTYRTDDPYAVHILFHLNSESPVAWTFSRELLIEGVFRPSGHGDVRVWPAKEDGRETVRVALTSPDGEALIQVPALPMTAWLERTLRLVPPGTEGELLGMEEGLEHLLAPMPVEELWQRDRDPWREEGFESE, from the coding sequence GTGGCGCACTCCGTCGTGGAACGTGAACTCGAACTCCAGCTCCTCGTCTCACCGGAACGCACCGTCGCGGTACCCGCACGGCTGACGTACCGCACGGACGACCCCTACGCCGTGCACATTCTCTTCCACCTCAACTCCGAGTCCCCGGTGGCGTGGACCTTCTCGCGCGAACTACTGATCGAAGGCGTGTTCCGTCCCTCGGGGCACGGCGACGTGCGGGTGTGGCCGGCGAAGGAGGACGGGCGCGAGACGGTACGGGTCGCGCTCACCTCGCCGGACGGCGAAGCGCTCATCCAGGTGCCCGCGCTGCCGATGACGGCGTGGCTGGAGCGCACGCTGCGGCTCGTACCGCCGGGCACAGAGGGCGAGTTGCTCGGCATGGAGGAGGGGCTGGAGCACCTGCTCGCGCCGATGCCGGTGGAGGAGCTGTGGCAGCGGGACCGCGATCCGTGGCGCGAGGAGGGGTTCGAGAGCGAGTGA
- a CDS encoding Lrp/AsnC family transcriptional regulator, producing the protein MIDALDARLLLLLAREPRIGVLALSRRLGVARGTAQARLDRLRARGVIRGFGPEVDPAALGYPVTAFATLEIRQGRGEQVRAHLARVPEVLELHTITGQGDMLCRLVARSNADLQRVIDQVVGFEGIVRASTAIVMENPVPLRVLPLIEQAAHAARD; encoded by the coding sequence ATGATCGACGCCCTCGACGCCCGTCTTCTGCTGCTGCTCGCGCGTGAGCCGCGGATCGGGGTGCTCGCGCTGTCGCGGCGGCTCGGGGTCGCGCGCGGGACGGCGCAGGCGCGGCTCGACCGGCTGCGGGCGCGCGGGGTGATCCGGGGGTTCGGCCCCGAGGTGGACCCGGCGGCGCTCGGGTATCCGGTGACGGCGTTCGCGACGCTGGAGATCCGGCAGGGGCGCGGCGAGCAGGTGCGGGCGCATCTCGCGCGGGTGCCCGAGGTGCTCGAACTGCACACGATCACCGGGCAGGGCGACATGCTGTGCCGCCTCGTGGCCCGGTCCAACGCCGATCTGCAACGGGTCATCGACCAGGTCGTCGGCTTCGAGGGGATCGTCCGGGCCTCGACGGCGATCGTCATGGAGAACCCCGTCCCGCTGCGGGTCCTCCCGCTCATCGAGCAGGCGGCGCACGCGGCACGCGACTGA
- a CDS encoding RDD family protein: MSAPTPAAGDAYPGEGYYPDPSIPGYLRYWSGTGWVAGTSRPAPADGSVPPPPPGYPRQAAQPPPAPAAAAPEETGPLFFDGPRTATSPVLYGPEPTSPPQDPDPWGANTPQGRPPRVSWGTGPEQGDDPRVPRPAASPEAPVEPNPYRDTPQPPYDTRPPLEPVRPQPAAPRQEGTGTVSLRPQGPVTPYQGQGAAVGGAGTGTGGPAGPGERRALDAVEEHPALPAAGGPTTGGQGTLSMRPGSGGGAAGEWGQGHQWGPVPGANGAVGPGAPQPDAPGPGAPEPGTPEPGASARGGVAFGKPVGMDDTVRARAARLAEQGPAAAGSSQAARQPTASGPPAPGNQAPATPGSHVGTTPGNHRPTPRVGPTGGPVEPLGEAFDRPLGAAPAAPAAPAAPGNLPPASRVGPTGGPNEPLGDAFDRPLRATPASPPPAPSPSSSAPAPAPARSWAAQVSALAQPAHSASSTGVGASDPDAPVTPFKPVREDPFTAAARRQAAVRPAGLGRRLLARIVDSLLLGALTGAAVVPLAGRAADHVQAKVDAAKLSGETVEVWLVDTTTVSCLLASVGVLLVLGLLYEALPTARFGRTLGKKLLGLRVRDIEEHEPPGFAAALRRWLVYAVPGLLGIGVVGVLWACFDRPWRQCWHDKAAHTFVAR; encoded by the coding sequence ATGAGCGCCCCCACTCCGGCAGCAGGCGACGCGTACCCCGGCGAGGGGTACTACCCCGATCCCTCCATCCCCGGCTACCTGCGCTACTGGAGCGGTACGGGCTGGGTCGCCGGCACCAGCCGCCCCGCGCCCGCCGACGGCTCGGTCCCGCCCCCGCCCCCCGGCTATCCGCGCCAGGCCGCGCAGCCGCCGCCCGCCCCGGCCGCCGCCGCTCCCGAGGAGACGGGGCCTCTCTTCTTCGACGGCCCCCGTACCGCCACCTCGCCCGTCCTCTACGGCCCCGAGCCCACGAGCCCGCCGCAGGACCCCGACCCCTGGGGCGCGAACACCCCGCAGGGGCGGCCCCCGCGCGTCTCCTGGGGCACGGGCCCCGAGCAGGGCGACGACCCCCGCGTCCCGCGCCCGGCCGCCTCGCCCGAAGCGCCCGTCGAACCGAACCCCTACCGCGACACCCCGCAACCGCCGTACGACACCCGCCCCCCGCTCGAACCCGTCCGCCCCCAGCCCGCCGCGCCCCGCCAGGAGGGCACGGGCACGGTGAGCCTGCGCCCGCAGGGGCCGGTGACGCCCTATCAGGGGCAGGGCGCCGCTGTCGGCGGCGCGGGTACGGGGACCGGCGGCCCTGCGGGGCCGGGCGAGCGGCGCGCGCTCGACGCCGTCGAGGAGCACCCCGCCCTCCCGGCGGCCGGGGGTCCCACGACGGGCGGTCAGGGCACCCTCTCGATGCGCCCGGGGAGCGGCGGCGGGGCGGCGGGGGAGTGGGGGCAGGGCCACCAGTGGGGCCCGGTGCCCGGCGCGAACGGTGCGGTCGGGCCCGGGGCTCCCCAGCCCGATGCGCCCGGACCCGGCGCCCCCGAGCCCGGCACTCCCGAGCCCGGTGCCTCCGCGCGGGGCGGCGTCGCCTTCGGCAAGCCGGTGGGCATGGACGACACGGTACGGGCCCGAGCGGCCCGTCTGGCGGAGCAGGGCCCCGCGGCTGCGGGGAGCTCGCAGGCGGCGCGGCAGCCGACGGCGTCCGGTCCTCCCGCACCGGGAAACCAGGCTCCCGCCACCCCCGGGAGCCACGTGGGCACGACGCCGGGGAACCACCGCCCGACGCCGCGCGTTGGGCCCACCGGGGGGCCCGTCGAACCCCTAGGTGAAGCGTTCGACCGTCCCCTAGGGGCCGCGCCCGCCGCGCCCGCCGCCCCCGCCGCCCCCGGGAACCTCCCTCCCGCCTCGCGCGTTGGGCCCACCGGGGGGCCCAACGAACCCCTAGGTGATGCGTTCGACCGCCCCCTAAGGGCCACCCCCGCATCCCCTCCCCCCGCCCCCTCTCCTTCCTCCTCCGCTCCCGCTCCCGCCCCCGCCCGCTCCTGGGCCGCCCAGGTCTCCGCCCTCGCCCAACCCGCTCACTCCGCCTCCTCCACCGGCGTGGGCGCCAGTGACCCCGACGCCCCCGTCACCCCCTTCAAGCCCGTGCGCGAGGACCCCTTCACCGCCGCCGCGCGGCGGCAGGCGGCGGTGCGGCCCGCCGGGCTCGGGCGGCGGCTCCTCGCGCGGATCGTGGACAGCCTGCTGCTCGGCGCGCTCACCGGGGCGGCGGTGGTGCCGCTCGCGGGCCGCGCGGCCGACCACGTCCAGGCGAAGGTCGACGCGGCGAAGCTGAGCGGCGAGACCGTCGAGGTCTGGCTCGTCGACACGACGACCGTGAGCTGTCTGCTCGCCTCGGTCGGTGTCCTCCTCGTCCTCGGGCTTCTCTACGAGGCGCTGCCGACCGCCCGGTTCGGCCGTACGCTCGGCAAGAAGCTGCTCGGCCTGCGGGTACGCGACATCGAGGAGCACGAGCCGCCCGGCTTCGCCGCCGCGCTGCGCCGCTGGCTCGTCTACGCGGTCCCCGGGCTGCTCGGGATCGGTGTCGTGGGTGTCCTGTGGGCGTGTTTCGACCGGCCCTGGCGGCAGTGCTGGCACGACAAGGCGGCTCATACTTTCGTGGCCCGCTGA
- a CDS encoding FAD-binding oxidoreductase: protein MTDQPCAPQTALLADLRSGLPDSAVVDDPEVVASYAHDMASFCAAGRAAVVVLPRTVEEVQHVMRTATAHRVPVVPQGARSGLSGAANAVEGCVVVSLVKMDRIVEIDPVERIAVVEPGVINAVLSRAVAEHGLNYPPDPSSWEMCTIGGNIGTGSGGLCCVKYGVTAEYVLGLDVVLADGRLLRTGRRTAKGVAGYDLTRLFVGSEGSLGIVVGAVLALRPAPAPQLVLAAEFGTTGAACEAVRAIMAGGHTPSLLELMDRTTVRAVNAHARMGLPESTAALLLCAFDTPEPAADLAAVAALCRAAGASEVVPAETPAESELLLAARRLSLVALEAVKGTTMIDDVCVPRSRLAELLEGVERIAEKHELTIGVCAHAGDGNTHPTVCFDATDEDESRRARASFDEIMALGLALGGTITGEHGVGLLKKEWLARELGETGLEVQRALKATLDPLGILNPGKVL from the coding sequence ATGACGGATCAGCCGTGTGCCCCGCAGACCGCGCTCCTCGCCGACCTCCGTTCCGGGCTCCCCGACTCCGCCGTCGTCGATGATCCCGAGGTGGTCGCCTCGTACGCGCACGACATGGCGAGCTTCTGTGCGGCCGGGCGGGCGGCTGTCGTCGTGCTGCCGCGTACCGTCGAAGAGGTCCAGCACGTCATGCGGACCGCGACCGCGCACCGTGTGCCCGTCGTGCCGCAGGGGGCGCGCAGCGGGCTGTCCGGGGCCGCGAACGCGGTCGAGGGGTGCGTCGTGGTCTCGCTCGTCAAGATGGACCGGATCGTCGAGATCGATCCCGTCGAGCGCATCGCCGTCGTCGAGCCCGGCGTCATCAACGCGGTGCTCTCTCGCGCCGTCGCCGAGCACGGACTGAACTATCCGCCGGACCCGTCGAGTTGGGAGATGTGCACGATCGGCGGGAACATCGGGACCGGCTCCGGCGGCCTCTGCTGCGTCAAGTACGGGGTCACCGCCGAGTACGTGCTCGGGCTCGACGTCGTCCTCGCCGACGGGCGCCTCCTGCGCACCGGGCGCCGCACCGCCAAGGGCGTCGCCGGGTACGACCTCACGCGGCTCTTCGTCGGCTCCGAGGGCAGCCTCGGCATCGTCGTGGGGGCCGTGCTCGCCCTCAGGCCCGCACCCGCCCCGCAGCTCGTCCTCGCCGCCGAATTCGGCACAACGGGCGCCGCCTGCGAGGCGGTTCGCGCCATCATGGCGGGCGGCCACACCCCGTCCCTGCTCGAACTCATGGACCGTACGACCGTCCGCGCCGTCAACGCCCACGCCCGCATGGGCCTCCCCGAGTCCACCGCCGCGCTCCTCCTCTGCGCCTTCGACACCCCGGAGCCCGCAGCCGACCTGGCCGCCGTCGCCGCCCTGTGCCGTGCGGCGGGCGCGAGCGAGGTCGTCCCCGCAGAGACCCCCGCCGAGTCCGAACTCCTGCTCGCGGCACGGCGCTTGTCGCTCGTCGCCCTCGAAGCCGTCAAGGGCACCACGATGATCGACGACGTCTGCGTGCCCCGCTCCCGCCTCGCCGAACTCCTCGAAGGCGTCGAACGCATCGCGGAAAAACATGAGTTGACCATCGGCGTCTGCGCCCACGCCGGGGACGGCAACACCCACCCCACCGTCTGCTTCGACGCCACCGACGAGGACGAGTCCCGCCGCGCCCGCGCCTCCTTCGACGAGATCATGGCCCTCGGCCTCGCACTCGGCGGCACCATCACCGGCGAGCACGGCGTCGGCCTCCTCAAGAAGGAGTGGCTGGCCCGCGAGTTGGGCGAAACGGGCCTGGAGGTGCAGCGCGCCCTCAAGGCCACGCTCGACCCGCTGGGCATCCTCAACCCCGGCAAGGTGCTGTAG
- a CDS encoding RDD family protein translates to MTSAPPPPDDEDRPGEDPFRKRQPPAGRGGGSPYDPPGGERPAEDPGRPGSAYDPPGGERPPSEHPTGGTPPYGGANPPPPGGGDPYGNEPDNPYGKGPENPYGNGPGSPYGGDPNNPYGGQVPYGGQGQNPYGGQGQNPYGPYPGGPDGPPPGDPLAGMAPLAPSGKRVLARVIDMVLVGIVVYLLTLLFRVSETDFDHADAGRSIGQSFVAAILYIGYDVLMGQRRGQTLGKRLMNLRVARLDNGLTPDTRTLLVRAAVLWLPFAFCCACVWTAICGGWSFIDRPYKQGLHDKAAKTVVVVV, encoded by the coding sequence ATGACGAGCGCACCGCCTCCGCCCGACGACGAGGACCGTCCGGGCGAGGACCCCTTCCGCAAGCGGCAGCCCCCCGCAGGCCGGGGCGGCGGCTCCCCCTACGACCCGCCGGGTGGCGAGCGACCCGCCGAGGACCCGGGCCGCCCGGGCTCCGCGTACGACCCGCCGGGCGGCGAGCGGCCCCCGTCCGAGCACCCCACGGGCGGCACGCCCCCGTACGGCGGCGCGAACCCGCCCCCGCCCGGCGGCGGCGACCCGTACGGGAACGAGCCGGACAACCCGTACGGGAAAGGCCCCGAGAACCCGTACGGGAACGGACCCGGGAGCCCCTACGGCGGCGACCCGAACAACCCCTACGGCGGCCAGGTCCCGTACGGCGGCCAGGGCCAGAACCCGTACGGCGGTCAGGGCCAGAACCCCTACGGCCCGTACCCCGGCGGACCCGACGGGCCGCCGCCCGGTGACCCGCTCGCCGGGATGGCCCCGCTCGCGCCGAGCGGCAAACGCGTCCTCGCGCGAGTCATCGACATGGTTCTCGTCGGCATCGTCGTCTACCTGCTGACGCTGCTCTTCCGCGTCTCCGAGACCGACTTCGACCACGCCGACGCGGGCCGCTCGATCGGCCAGTCCTTCGTCGCGGCGATCCTCTACATCGGCTACGACGTGCTCATGGGCCAGCGGCGCGGGCAGACGCTCGGCAAGCGGCTCATGAACCTGCGCGTGGCCAGGCTCGACAACGGGCTGACCCCGGACACGCGCACGCTCCTCGTGCGGGCCGCCGTGCTGTGGCTGCCCTTCGCCTTCTGCTGCGCCTGCGTGTGGACCGCGATCTGCGGGGGCTGGTCGTTCATCGACCGCCCCTACAAACAGGGCCTGCACGACAAGGCGGCGAAGACCGTGGTGGTCGTGGTCTGA